A portion of the Burkholderia pseudomultivorans genome contains these proteins:
- the recR gene encoding recombination mediator RecR: MKQPSALSALVEALRALPGVGPKSAQRMAYHLMQHDREGAERLGRSLLFATEHLQHCEKCNTFTEAQTCEVCSDEERDPTLLCVVETPADQIMLEQTMTYRGLYFVLMGRLSPLDGIGPKEIHFDRLVRRASDGIVKEVVLATNFTNEGEATAHYLGQTLKARGLAVTRLARGVPVGGELEYVDAGTIARAMLDRRTM, encoded by the coding sequence ATGAAACAGCCGTCCGCTCTGTCCGCGCTCGTCGAAGCGCTGCGCGCGCTGCCCGGTGTCGGGCCGAAATCCGCGCAGCGCATGGCGTACCACCTGATGCAGCACGATCGGGAGGGCGCGGAGCGGCTCGGCCGCTCGCTGCTGTTTGCAACCGAGCATCTGCAGCACTGCGAGAAGTGCAATACGTTTACCGAAGCGCAGACCTGCGAGGTCTGCAGCGACGAGGAGCGAGATCCGACGCTGCTGTGTGTCGTCGAGACGCCGGCCGACCAGATCATGCTCGAGCAGACGATGACCTATCGCGGGCTGTATTTCGTGCTGATGGGCCGGTTGAGCCCGCTCGACGGGATCGGCCCGAAGGAAATCCATTTCGACCGGCTCGTGCGGCGCGCGTCCGACGGCATCGTCAAGGAGGTCGTGCTCGCGACCAACTTCACCAACGAAGGCGAAGCCACCGCGCACTACCTCGGCCAGACGCTGAAGGCGCGCGGGCTCGCGGTCACGCGCCTCGCGCGCGGCGTGCCGGTCGGCGGCGAACTCGAATACGTCGACGCGGGCACGATCGCCCGCGCGATGCTCGATCGCCGCACGATGTAA
- a CDS encoding YbaB/EbfC family nucleoid-associated protein: MLKGNIAGLMKQAQQMQENMKKMQEQLAQIEVEGQSGAGLVKVTMTCRNEVRRVSIDPSLLADDKDMLEDLVAAAFNDAVRKAEATSQEKMSGMTSGLPLPPGFKLPF; encoded by the coding sequence ATGTTGAAAGGCAACATCGCCGGACTGATGAAGCAAGCGCAGCAAATGCAGGAAAACATGAAGAAGATGCAGGAGCAGCTTGCGCAGATCGAAGTCGAAGGGCAGTCGGGCGCGGGCCTCGTCAAGGTGACGATGACCTGCCGCAACGAAGTGCGCCGCGTGTCGATCGACCCGAGCCTGCTCGCGGACGACAAGGACATGCTCGAGGATCTCGTCGCGGCCGCGTTCAACGACGCGGTGCGCAAGGCCGAGGCGACGTCGCAGGAAAAGATGAGCGGCATGACCTCGGGCCTGCCGCTGCCCCCGGGCTTCAAGCTGCCGTTCTGA
- a CDS encoding DNA polymerase III subunit gamma/tau produces MTYQVLARKWRPKDFASLVGQEHVVRALTHALDGGRLHHAYLFTGTRGVGKTTLSRIFAKALNCETGVTSQPCGVCRACREIDEGRFVDYVEMDAASNRGVDEMAALLERAVYAPVDARFKVYMIDEVHMLTNHAFNAMLKTLEEPPPHVKFILATTDPQKIPVTVLSRCLQFNLKQMPAGHIVSHLERILGEEQITFEPQALRLLARAAQGSMRDALSLTDQAIAYSANEVTEAAVSGMLGALDQTYMVRLLDALAAGSGPEILAIADEMSLRSLSFSTALQDLASLLHRIAWAQFAPGSVLDEWPEAADLRRFAETLSPEQVQLFYQIATVGRAELGLAPDEYAGFTMTLLRMLAFEPGVSAGSAPGGQPSVPRAVAPPRAAAAASAAPAAKPVSAAPASAARPQAAAPAAPVARPVAIAPEPSGDTAARPAMKPAPAPQAAPASPAAKAADAGTMSPSDASARAETATAEADMPAAVRAEPEPSAAAQHGTEPGAPIGAQRSSAPEPLVAAQQEGEPQSPAAAQRNDEPAPPAEPAPRAAPAESAARPAARSGGAAAALDVLRNAGMRVSSDRSRAGAAPKPAAQPAAAKPAPARPAVQVPTPRAAARAPQAGADTRHAPPPWEDIPPDDYVPLSADEMFGGPPDDGFVPVFDSGPDDVRVAPAEARPAAPVDTRPLPPAIALDPVGFDGEWPALAARLPLKGVAYQLAFNSELTAVDATTLKLSVPVPQYADAAQVAKLKAALADALGKPVDVTVEVGPARRTAAALDAAARAARQREAEQEIHGDPFVQQLVRDFGARIVEGSVRPLADPASDGAPPTLH; encoded by the coding sequence ATGACCTATCAAGTTCTCGCACGCAAGTGGCGTCCGAAGGATTTCGCTTCGCTCGTCGGCCAGGAGCACGTCGTCAGGGCGCTCACGCACGCGCTCGACGGCGGGCGTCTCCATCACGCCTATCTGTTTACCGGTACCCGCGGCGTCGGCAAGACGACGCTGTCGCGGATCTTCGCGAAAGCGCTCAACTGTGAAACCGGCGTCACGTCGCAGCCGTGCGGCGTCTGCCGCGCGTGCCGCGAGATCGACGAAGGCCGCTTCGTCGACTACGTCGAAATGGACGCCGCGAGCAATCGCGGCGTCGACGAAATGGCCGCGCTGCTCGAGCGCGCGGTGTACGCGCCCGTCGATGCGCGCTTCAAGGTCTACATGATCGACGAAGTGCACATGCTGACGAACCACGCGTTCAACGCGATGCTGAAGACGCTCGAGGAGCCGCCGCCGCACGTCAAGTTCATCCTCGCGACGACCGATCCGCAGAAGATCCCCGTTACCGTGCTGTCGCGCTGTCTGCAGTTCAACCTGAAGCAGATGCCGGCCGGGCATATCGTGTCGCATCTCGAACGGATCCTCGGCGAAGAGCAGATCACGTTCGAGCCGCAGGCGCTGCGCCTGCTCGCGCGCGCCGCGCAGGGCAGCATGCGCGACGCGCTGTCGCTGACCGACCAGGCGATCGCGTATTCGGCGAACGAGGTGACCGAAGCGGCGGTGTCGGGCATGCTCGGCGCGCTCGACCAGACCTACATGGTGCGCCTGCTCGACGCGCTCGCGGCCGGCAGCGGCCCGGAGATCCTCGCGATCGCCGACGAGATGTCGCTGCGCAGCCTGTCGTTTTCCACCGCGCTGCAGGATCTCGCGAGCCTGCTGCACCGGATCGCGTGGGCGCAGTTCGCGCCCGGCTCGGTGCTCGACGAATGGCCGGAGGCGGCCGATCTGCGCCGTTTCGCGGAGACGCTGAGCCCCGAGCAGGTGCAGCTGTTCTATCAGATCGCCACGGTCGGCCGCGCGGAGCTCGGCCTCGCGCCGGACGAATATGCCGGTTTCACGATGACGCTGCTGCGCATGCTCGCGTTCGAGCCGGGCGTAAGCGCCGGCAGCGCGCCGGGCGGTCAGCCGTCGGTGCCGCGGGCCGTGGCGCCGCCGCGCGCGGCGGCGGCTGCGTCGGCCGCGCCTGCGGCGAAGCCCGTGTCGGCAGCGCCGGCGTCGGCCGCCCGCCCGCAAGCTGCTGCTCCGGCTGCGCCTGTTGCACGTCCGGTAGCGATTGCGCCGGAACCGAGCGGCGACACGGCCGCTCGGCCGGCCATGAAGCCCGCGCCTGCGCCGCAAGCCGCGCCGGCTTCGCCCGCCGCGAAGGCGGCGGACGCTGGAACCATGTCGCCGTCGGACGCAAGTGCCCGAGCGGAAACGGCGACAGCCGAGGCCGATATGCCGGCTGCCGTTCGCGCCGAACCTGAACCTTCCGCCGCCGCGCAGCACGGCACCGAACCCGGCGCGCCAATCGGCGCACAGCGAAGCAGCGCGCCGGAACCGCTCGTCGCTGCACAGCAGGAGGGCGAACCTCAATCGCCCGCCGCCGCGCAGCGCAATGACGAGCCCGCACCGCCGGCCGAACCGGCGCCGCGTGCCGCGCCGGCCGAGTCCGCCGCGCGCCCGGCCGCCCGTTCGGGCGGCGCGGCCGCCGCGCTCGACGTGCTGCGCAACGCCGGGATGCGCGTGTCGTCCGATCGTTCTCGCGCGGGCGCTGCACCCAAGCCGGCGGCCCAGCCGGCCGCCGCGAAGCCGGCGCCGGCGCGTCCGGCCGTACAGGTGCCGACGCCGCGCGCCGCCGCCCGCGCGCCGCAGGCCGGCGCGGACACGCGCCACGCGCCGCCGCCGTGGGAGGACATCCCGCCGGACGATTACGTGCCGCTCAGTGCCGACGAGATGTTCGGCGGCCCGCCCGACGACGGCTTCGTGCCCGTGTTCGACAGCGGCCCCGACGACGTGCGCGTCGCGCCGGCGGAAGCGCGGCCGGCCGCACCGGTCGACACGCGTCCGCTGCCGCCCGCGATCGCGCTCGATCCGGTCGGCTTCGACGGCGAATGGCCGGCGCTCGCCGCGCGGCTGCCGCTCAAGGGCGTCGCCTATCAGCTCGCGTTCAACAGCGAGCTGACGGCCGTCGACGCCACGACGCTGAAATTGTCGGTGCCGGTCCCGCAGTACGCGGACGCGGCCCAGGTCGCGAAGCTGAAGGCCGCGCTGGCCGACGCGCTCGGCAAGCCCGTCGACGTGACGGTCGAGGTCGGGCCCGCGCGCCGCACCGCGGCGGCGCTCGACGCGGCCGCGCGCGCGGCGCGCCAGCGCGAAGCCGAGCAGGAGATTCACGGCGATCCGTTCGTCCAGCAGCTCGTGCGCGATTTCGGCGCACGCATCGTCGAAGGCTCCGTGCGTCCGCTCGCCGATCCGGCGTCGGACGGCGCGCCGCCGACGCTGCATTGA
- the trxA gene encoding thioredoxin TrxA yields the protein MSEQIKHISDASFEQDVVKSDKPVLVDFWAEWCGPCKMIAPILDEVAKDYGDKLQIAKINVDDNQATPAKFGVRGIPTLILFKNGAAAAQKVGALSKSQLTAFLDSHL from the coding sequence ATGAGCGAACAGATCAAACACATCAGCGACGCATCGTTCGAACAGGACGTCGTCAAATCCGACAAGCCCGTGCTCGTCGACTTCTGGGCCGAATGGTGCGGCCCGTGCAAGATGATCGCCCCGATCCTCGACGAAGTCGCGAAGGACTACGGCGACAAGCTGCAGATCGCGAAGATCAACGTCGACGACAACCAGGCGACGCCGGCCAAATTCGGCGTGCGCGGCATCCCGACGCTGATCCTGTTCAAGAACGGCGCGGCCGCCGCGCAGAAGGTCGGCGCGCTGTCGAAGTCGCAGCTCACCGCATTCCTGGACAGCCACCTGTAA
- the rho gene encoding transcription termination factor Rho codes for MHLSELKSLHVSELIEMANGLEIENANRLRKQELMFAILKKRAKTGETIFGDGTLEVLPDGFGFLRSPEMSYLASTDDIYISPSQIRRFNLHTGDTIEGEVRTPKDGERYFALVKVDKVNGQPPEASKHKIMFENLTPLHPNKPLSLEREMRGEENVTGRIIDMIAPIGKGQRGLLVASPKSGKTVMLQHIAHAIKQNHPDVILFVLLIDERPEEVTEMQRSVAGEVIASTFDEPATRHVQVAEMVIEKAKRLVEMKHDVVILLDSITRLARAYNTVIPASGKVLTGGVDANALQRPKRFFGAARNIEEGGSLTIIGTALIETGSRMDDVIYEEFKGTGNMEVHLERRLAEKRVYPSINLNKSGTRREEMLIKPEILQKIWVLRKFIHDMDEVEAMEFLLDKIRQTKSNSEFFDLMRRGG; via the coding sequence ATGCATTTATCCGAGCTCAAGTCTCTGCACGTCTCCGAACTGATCGAAATGGCCAACGGCCTGGAGATCGAAAACGCGAACCGCCTGCGCAAGCAGGAGCTGATGTTCGCCATTCTCAAAAAGCGCGCCAAGACGGGAGAGACGATCTTCGGCGACGGTACGCTCGAAGTGCTGCCGGACGGCTTCGGCTTCCTGCGCTCGCCGGAAATGTCGTACCTCGCGAGCACCGACGACATCTACATCAGCCCGTCGCAGATCCGCCGCTTCAACCTGCACACCGGCGACACGATCGAAGGCGAAGTCCGTACGCCGAAGGACGGCGAGCGCTACTTCGCGCTGGTGAAGGTCGACAAAGTCAACGGGCAGCCGCCCGAGGCCTCGAAACACAAGATCATGTTCGAGAACCTCACGCCGCTGCACCCGAACAAGCCGCTGTCGCTCGAGCGCGAAATGCGCGGCGAGGAAAACGTCACGGGCCGCATCATCGACATGATCGCGCCGATCGGCAAGGGCCAGCGCGGCCTGCTCGTCGCATCGCCGAAGTCCGGCAAGACCGTGATGCTCCAGCACATCGCGCATGCGATCAAGCAGAACCACCCGGACGTGATCCTGTTCGTGCTGCTGATCGACGAGCGCCCTGAAGAAGTGACCGAAATGCAGCGCTCGGTCGCCGGCGAAGTGATCGCGTCGACCTTCGACGAACCGGCCACGCGTCACGTGCAGGTCGCCGAAATGGTGATCGAGAAGGCCAAGCGCCTCGTCGAGATGAAGCACGACGTCGTGATCCTGCTCGACTCGATCACGCGTCTCGCCCGCGCCTACAACACCGTGATCCCGGCGTCGGGCAAGGTGCTGACGGGCGGTGTGGACGCGAACGCGCTGCAGCGCCCGAAGCGCTTTTTCGGCGCGGCGCGCAACATCGAGGAAGGCGGTTCGCTGACGATCATCGGCACCGCGCTGATCGAAACCGGCAGCCGCATGGACGACGTGATCTACGAAGAGTTCAAGGGCACCGGCAACATGGAAGTGCACCTCGAGCGCCGTCTCGCGGAAAAGCGCGTGTACCCGTCGATCAACCTGAACAAGTCGGGCACGCGCCGCGAGGAAATGCTGATCAAGCCCGAAATTCTTCAGAAGATCTGGGTGCTGCGCAAGTTCATCCACGACATGGACGAAGTCGAGGCGATGGAATTCCTGCTCGACAAGATCCGCCAGACGAAGAGCAACTCCGAGTTCTTCGACCTGATGCGCCGCGGCGGCTAA
- a CDS encoding MerR family transcriptional regulator produces MSNPAPALLLTVGDAAARLGVTPRTLKYYEERGLVTPSRSEGRYRLYDEADLERFARILRLRALGFSLHGITEMLKRPLEETGDGRRRYSDASLREIRAGLAEQIGTLDRRIAAVQRELKEAVALRKELQHDIDYVERRLAGENADALIAQRQAEAGARRTRKDRE; encoded by the coding sequence ATGTCGAACCCCGCCCCCGCCTTGCTGCTGACCGTCGGCGACGCCGCCGCGCGGCTCGGCGTCACGCCGCGCACGCTGAAGTATTACGAGGAGCGCGGGCTCGTCACGCCATCGCGCAGCGAGGGCCGCTACCGGCTCTACGACGAAGCCGATCTCGAGCGCTTCGCGCGCATCCTGCGGCTGCGCGCGCTCGGCTTCTCGCTGCACGGCATCACCGAGATGCTGAAGCGGCCGCTGGAGGAAACCGGCGACGGGCGGCGGCGCTATTCGGACGCGTCGCTGCGCGAGATCCGCGCGGGTCTCGCCGAACAGATCGGCACGCTCGATCGACGCATCGCGGCGGTCCAGCGCGAGCTGAAGGAAGCCGTCGCGCTGCGCAAGGAACTGCAGCACGACATCGACTACGTCGAACGGCGCCTCGCCGGCGAGAACGCCGATGCGCTGATCGCGCAGCGGCAGGCCGAAGCCGGCGCGCGGCGCACGCGCAAGGATCGCGAATGA
- a CDS encoding MFS transporter: protein MSAVPGRPSSWSRANLRADLFPWALALVTGIDYFDNAIFSFFASYIAGGINASPDELVWSSSAYAVTAVLGILQQQWWVDRLGHRRYVAGCMLMFSLGAVAAALADTSLELAFARGFQGYFIGPMMGACRILIQISFKPQARPPATRAFLIMILLGSALAPIVGGLLVAHSTWRALFACSAPAGVAFAILALLTLPDSGRTPDGERGSGHFWPYVVFALAQGALQIVLQQVHYQLYSGSPMLIFLTAAGLGALAWFAYHQWHHPTPLVRLHAFRERTFQIGLLLYMFYYYETTGFSYLTSRFLESGLGYPVENAGRLVGTMSLISATALFAYLRYAKHVTHKKWFIVPGFAIAIAAALWMTRLTPQVGEAALIVPLLLRGLLLLFIVLPVANLTFRIFAIDEYTHGYRLKNIVRQLTISFATSSVIIVEQHRLALHQTRLVERANVFDPLFAQTLDALARGYAAAGHAATEAHGLAIASIARMVAQQASFLASLDGFYFLAGVALVGGLFAAWQKEID from the coding sequence ATGAGCGCGGTGCCGGGCCGCCCGTCGTCATGGAGCCGCGCGAACCTGCGCGCGGACCTGTTCCCCTGGGCGCTCGCACTCGTCACCGGCATCGACTACTTCGACAACGCGATCTTCTCGTTCTTCGCCAGCTATATCGCGGGCGGCATCAACGCGTCGCCGGACGAGCTCGTGTGGTCGTCGAGCGCGTATGCGGTCACGGCGGTGCTCGGCATCCTGCAGCAGCAATGGTGGGTCGACCGACTCGGTCATCGCCGCTACGTCGCCGGCTGCATGCTGATGTTCTCGCTCGGCGCGGTCGCGGCCGCGCTCGCCGATACGTCGCTCGAACTCGCGTTCGCGCGCGGCTTCCAGGGCTATTTCATCGGCCCGATGATGGGCGCATGCCGGATCCTGATCCAGATCAGCTTCAAGCCGCAGGCGCGGCCGCCCGCGACGCGCGCGTTCCTGATCATGATCCTGCTCGGCAGCGCGCTCGCGCCGATCGTCGGCGGGCTGCTGGTCGCGCACTCGACATGGCGCGCGCTGTTCGCGTGCAGCGCGCCGGCCGGCGTCGCGTTTGCGATCCTCGCGCTGCTCACGCTGCCCGACTCGGGCCGCACGCCCGACGGCGAACGCGGCTCCGGGCATTTCTGGCCGTACGTCGTGTTCGCGCTCGCGCAGGGCGCGCTGCAGATCGTGCTGCAGCAGGTGCACTACCAGCTCTACAGCGGCTCGCCGATGCTGATCTTCCTGACGGCCGCCGGCCTCGGCGCGCTCGCGTGGTTCGCGTATCACCAGTGGCACCACCCGACGCCGCTCGTGCGGCTGCACGCGTTTCGCGAGCGCACGTTCCAGATCGGGCTGCTGCTCTACATGTTCTATTACTACGAGACGACCGGCTTCAGCTACCTGACCTCGCGCTTTCTCGAATCGGGCCTCGGCTATCCGGTCGAGAACGCCGGGCGCCTGGTCGGCACGATGTCGCTGATTTCGGCCACCGCGCTGTTCGCGTACCTGCGCTACGCGAAGCACGTCACGCACAAGAAATGGTTCATCGTGCCGGGTTTCGCGATCGCGATCGCCGCCGCGCTGTGGATGACGCGCCTCACGCCGCAGGTCGGCGAAGCCGCGCTGATCGTGCCGCTGCTGCTGCGCGGGCTGCTGTTGCTGTTCATCGTGCTGCCGGTCGCAAACCTGACGTTCCGGATCTTCGCGATCGACGAGTACACGCACGGCTACCGGCTGAAGAACATCGTGCGGCAGCTGACGATCTCGTTCGCGACGTCGTCGGTGATCATCGTCGAGCAACACCGGCTCGCGCTGCACCAGACACGGCTCGTCGAGCGCGCGAACGTGTTCGACCCGCTGTTCGCGCAGACGCTCGACGCACTCGCGCGCGGCTATGCGGCCGCCGGCCATGCAGCGACCGAAGCGCACGGGCTCGCGATCGCGTCGATCGCACGAATGGTCGCGCAGCAGGCGTCGTTCCTCGCGTCGCTCGACGGTTTCTATTTCCTGGCCGGCGTCGCGCTGGTCGGCGGCCTGTTCGCGGCATGGCAAAAAGAGATCGATTGA
- a CDS encoding zinc-dependent peptidase: MLSKLTRWLDDRRRDRALRSHPIPDALWRDTVERLPFLDALAPDDLARLRELTSLFIAKKSFSTAHGLELTDAMVVAIAVQACLPVLNLDLSLYDGWVGVVVYPGEFVIRKTVQDEDGVVHEVEQDASGEAWEGGPVILSWEDAQMTDGRDAYNVVIHEFAHKIDMVNGAADGYPPLFRRWHAPHLDAQAWADVFEHAYDQFCARVDAVPDRAWARFERDSLIDPYAADHPSEFFAVCSEALFVRPRAFESEFPELYRLLARYYRQDPARTGALEPA; the protein is encoded by the coding sequence ATGCTCTCGAAACTGACCCGCTGGCTCGACGATCGCCGCCGCGACCGCGCGCTGCGCAGCCATCCGATTCCCGATGCGCTGTGGCGCGACACCGTCGAGCGCCTGCCGTTCCTGGACGCGCTCGCGCCCGACGATCTCGCCCGGCTGCGCGAGCTGACGAGCCTGTTCATCGCGAAGAAATCGTTTTCGACCGCGCACGGCCTCGAACTGACCGACGCGATGGTCGTCGCGATCGCCGTGCAGGCCTGCCTGCCCGTGCTGAACCTCGACCTGTCGCTGTACGACGGCTGGGTCGGCGTGGTCGTCTATCCGGGCGAATTCGTGATCCGCAAGACCGTGCAGGACGAGGACGGCGTCGTGCACGAAGTCGAGCAGGACGCGAGCGGCGAGGCGTGGGAAGGCGGCCCCGTGATCCTGTCGTGGGAAGACGCGCAGATGACGGACGGCCGCGACGCGTACAACGTCGTGATCCACGAGTTCGCGCACAAGATCGACATGGTCAACGGCGCGGCCGACGGCTATCCGCCGCTGTTTCGCCGCTGGCACGCGCCGCACCTCGACGCGCAGGCGTGGGCCGACGTGTTCGAACACGCGTACGACCAGTTCTGCGCGCGGGTCGACGCGGTACCGGACCGCGCGTGGGCGCGCTTCGAGCGCGATTCGCTGATCGATCCGTATGCGGCCGACCATCCGTCCGAGTTCTTCGCCGTCTGCAGCGAGGCGCTGTTCGTGCGGCCCCGCGCGTTCGAGTCCGAATTTCCGGAGCTGTATAGACTGCTTGCCCGCTATTACCGGCAAGACCCGGCCCGGACCGGCGCGCTCGAGCCGGCGTGA
- a CDS encoding type B 50S ribosomal protein L31 produces MKPGIHPDYREVVFQDMSNGFKFITRSTIQTRETIELDGKTYPLAKIEVSSESHSFYTGQQKIMDTAGRVEKFKNKFGSRASGKVAK; encoded by the coding sequence ATGAAACCTGGCATTCACCCGGATTACCGCGAAGTCGTCTTCCAAGACATGTCGAACGGCTTCAAGTTCATCACGCGCTCGACGATCCAGACGCGTGAAACCATCGAACTCGACGGCAAGACCTACCCGCTCGCCAAGATCGAAGTGTCGTCGGAATCGCACTCGTTCTACACGGGTCAGCAAAAGATCATGGACACGGCCGGCCGCGTCGAGAAGTTCAAGAACAAGTTCGGTTCGCGCGCAAGCGGCAAGGTCGCGAAGTAA
- a CDS encoding ArnT family glycosyltransferase, giving the protein MPDARNRLGRARSRRPPAHNKSLICMKPVVRLTASATRALPRWLLLTLCIVYAAFGLFGRDPWKNEDAAGFGVMWTMATGSWHDWLLPNLVGKFITTDGPLGYWLGALSIRALAPWVDASNASRVDTGVLFCVACAFVWYAAYLLGRRAEVQPFKYAFGGEPEPRDYGRTLADGALLILVACFGLAERGHETTPQLAQFAWIAMLVYGIVRGIDKPMQGALWWGLAIGLVALSGNPVLVVALLAGTAVLWLVTPEMRNLRLPVVGLPLAAAIFALWPLAAHVAAPDDAAWFFNQWIHGSLMRFSGPPTAVLGYAAKNLPLFTWPAWPLAIWAWWSWAGLRRRAHIAIPLSVVVPLVALVILQSQQSNRMYMLLLPPLAVLATFALPTLKRGAINAIDWFAVLSFTILGTFVWLVWLASLTGFPHPLARNLARLVPGYEPHFNALSFVCAVIVTVCWFMLARWRVSRQPKVLWRSVVLSGAGTTLMWVLLMTLWLPIVNYGRTYRDVAQQIATHLPADYECISPVRLGDAQIATFAYFGDMHFDFSGDCDVILRQDRSDFGEPSAMSQYVWRLVWEGRRVADRDERFRLYERIERPKTPVKRRPPRRQAAG; this is encoded by the coding sequence ATGCCGGATGCTCGAAACCGGCTCGGCCGCGCGCGATCGCGCCGGCCGCCTGCTCATAACAAATCGCTCATCTGCATGAAGCCTGTCGTTCGTCTCACCGCCTCCGCCACGCGCGCGCTGCCGCGCTGGCTGCTGCTCACGCTCTGCATCGTCTATGCCGCGTTCGGCCTCTTCGGCCGCGACCCGTGGAAGAACGAGGATGCGGCGGGTTTCGGCGTGATGTGGACGATGGCCACCGGCAGCTGGCACGACTGGCTGCTGCCGAACCTGGTCGGCAAGTTCATCACGACCGACGGGCCGCTCGGCTACTGGCTCGGCGCGCTGTCGATCCGCGCGCTCGCGCCGTGGGTCGATGCGAGCAACGCGTCGCGCGTCGACACCGGCGTGCTGTTCTGCGTCGCATGCGCGTTCGTCTGGTACGCGGCCTACCTGCTCGGCCGGCGCGCCGAAGTCCAGCCGTTCAAGTACGCGTTCGGCGGCGAGCCCGAGCCGCGCGACTACGGCCGCACGCTCGCCGACGGCGCGCTGCTGATCCTCGTCGCCTGCTTCGGCCTCGCCGAGCGCGGGCACGAAACGACGCCGCAGCTCGCGCAGTTCGCGTGGATCGCGATGCTCGTGTACGGCATCGTGCGCGGCATCGACAAGCCGATGCAGGGCGCGCTGTGGTGGGGGCTCGCGATCGGCCTCGTCGCGCTGTCCGGCAACCCGGTGCTGGTCGTCGCGCTGCTGGCCGGCACCGCCGTGCTGTGGCTCGTCACGCCCGAAATGCGCAACCTGCGCCTGCCGGTCGTCGGCCTGCCGCTCGCGGCCGCGATCTTCGCGCTGTGGCCGCTCGCCGCGCACGTCGCGGCGCCCGACGACGCCGCGTGGTTCTTCAACCAGTGGATCCACGGCAGCCTGATGCGCTTCTCGGGGCCGCCGACCGCGGTGCTCGGCTATGCCGCGAAAAACCTGCCGCTGTTCACGTGGCCCGCCTGGCCGCTCGCGATCTGGGCGTGGTGGAGCTGGGCCGGCCTGCGCCGCCGCGCGCACATCGCGATCCCGCTGTCGGTCGTGGTGCCGCTCGTCGCGCTGGTGATCCTGCAGAGCCAGCAGTCGAACCGCATGTACATGCTGCTGCTGCCGCCGCTCGCGGTGCTCGCGACCTTCGCGCTGCCGACCCTCAAGCGCGGCGCGATCAATGCGATCGACTGGTTCGCCGTGCTGAGCTTCACGATCCTCGGCACCTTCGTGTGGCTCGTATGGCTCGCGTCGCTCACCGGCTTCCCCCACCCGCTCGCGCGCAACCTCGCGCGGCTCGTGCCCGGCTACGAACCGCATTTCAACGCGCTGTCGTTCGTCTGCGCGGTGATCGTCACGGTGTGCTGGTTCATGCTCGCGCGCTGGCGCGTGTCGCGCCAGCCGAAGGTGCTGTGGCGCAGCGTCGTGCTGTCGGGCGCGGGCACCACGCTGATGTGGGTGCTGCTGATGACGCTGTGGCTGCCGATCGTCAACTACGGCCGTACCTATCGCGACGTCGCGCAGCAGATCGCGACGCACCTGCCGGCCGACTACGAATGCATCTCGCCGGTGCGCCTCGGCGACGCGCAGATCGCGACCTTCGCGTATTTCGGCGACATGCACTTCGACTTCTCCGGCGACTGCGACGTGATCCTGCGCCAGGATCGCTCGGACTTCGGCGAGCCGAGCGCGATGTCGCAGTATGTGTGGCGCCTCGTGTGGGAAGGCCGCCGCGTCGCCGACCGCGACGAGCGCTTCCGCCTCTACGAACGCATCGAGCGTCCGAAGACGCCGGTCAAGCGCCGGCCGCCGCGCCGTCAGGCGGCCGGTTGA